The Metabacillus sediminilitoris genome window below encodes:
- a CDS encoding potassium channel family protein, translating into MAIKQYAVIGLGRFGTSIARRLNEAGQEVLGIDVNEERVEDVELYVTHAAVADSTDEKALTSLGVRNFDCVIVAIGNDMQASILTVMLLKDLGVKKVIAKALGKRHGKVLDRIGADWIIYPERDMGERVANQLLSPNMLNYIELSKEYNIEEIMIPSKMAGKNLRELDIRAKYNISVIAIVSEGDIIISPSPEQTIHEGDLLVVIGSRDDLANFSSIE; encoded by the coding sequence ATGGCTATAAAACAATATGCTGTTATTGGACTTGGTAGATTTGGAACAAGTATAGCTAGAAGATTAAATGAAGCAGGACAAGAAGTTTTGGGAATAGATGTGAATGAAGAACGAGTAGAAGATGTAGAATTATATGTAACTCATGCTGCCGTAGCAGATTCCACAGATGAGAAAGCACTAACTTCCTTAGGGGTTCGCAATTTTGATTGTGTAATTGTAGCAATTGGGAACGATATGCAAGCAAGCATCTTAACCGTTATGCTTCTTAAGGATCTAGGCGTTAAAAAAGTTATTGCTAAAGCTTTAGGCAAGCGTCATGGAAAGGTTTTAGACCGTATAGGTGCCGATTGGATTATCTATCCTGAAAGGGATATGGGGGAACGAGTTGCTAATCAACTCTTATCACCTAATATGCTAAACTACATTGAACTTTCAAAAGAATACAATATTGAAGAAATCATGATCCCTTCAAAAATGGCTGGGAAAAATCTGCGGGAACTTGACATTCGTGCCAAATATAATATCAGTGTCATTGCCATCGTTAGTGAAGGAGATATCATCATATCTCCTTCTCCAGAACAGACGATTCACGAAGGTGATCTATTAGTGGTGATTGGCAGCAGAGATGATCTAGCTAATTTTTCAAGTATAGAATAA
- the kdpA gene encoding potassium-transporting ATPase subunit KdpA, with product MSIAFTLLIIFLIAKPVGLYIASVFDYQHSKMDKFFLPIEKLFYKIGGVKEDNQSWKQYAITLVGVNTFMILLVYFVFRLQGVLPLNPSNIAGMDPTLAFNTAISFMTNTNLQHYSGESGLSYLSQLIGILFMMFVAPGTALAVAIAFIRGLTGKEIGNFFVDLIRSITRVLLPIAFITSFIFIALGVPQTLDPTITAKTIEGIEQHIAMGPVGSFLSIKELGNNGGGFFGVNSAHPFENPNAISNVLQIILMFLLPVALPYTYGKMVGNLKQGRVLFVSMAMIFLVFLGTSLYQEYKGNPALNELGISAEQGSMEGKEVRFGTAQSIFYAITTTATETGAVNTMHDTLTPLTGMLALSNMLLNIVFGGVGAGFVNIIMYVMIAVFLSGLMVGRTPEYFGKKIEGKEMKLIALTLLISPFLILGGSALALFTPLGSDGISNPGYHGITQVLYEFTSSAANNGSGFEGLGDATPFWNISTGIVMFIGRFFGFVTMLAVAGSLASKRLVPETVGTFKTDTSLFGILFIVAVFIVGALTFFPVLVLGPVAEYLTL from the coding sequence ATTTCAATAGCTTTTACTTTATTAATCATCTTTCTGATAGCAAAACCTGTTGGTTTATATATAGCAAGTGTTTTTGATTATCAGCATTCCAAGATGGATAAGTTCTTCTTACCTATAGAAAAACTTTTTTATAAGATTGGCGGAGTTAAAGAAGATAACCAATCGTGGAAGCAGTATGCGATTACACTTGTTGGTGTAAATACCTTTATGATTTTACTGGTCTACTTTGTTTTTAGATTACAAGGAGTACTGCCTTTAAATCCAAGCAATATAGCAGGCATGGATCCAACATTAGCTTTTAACACAGCGATTAGTTTCATGACTAACACAAACTTGCAACATTACAGTGGTGAGAGTGGATTATCTTATTTATCACAGTTAATCGGTATCTTGTTTATGATGTTTGTTGCACCAGGAACAGCCCTTGCAGTTGCGATTGCTTTTATCCGCGGGTTAACTGGTAAAGAAATAGGAAATTTCTTTGTCGATTTAATTCGATCCATTACTCGTGTTTTATTACCAATAGCTTTTATTACAAGTTTCATATTTATTGCATTAGGCGTACCACAAACACTAGACCCAACAATTACGGCAAAAACGATTGAGGGAATCGAACAACATATTGCAATGGGGCCTGTCGGTTCTTTCTTATCAATAAAAGAGTTGGGTAACAATGGTGGCGGATTCTTTGGAGTTAACTCTGCACATCCATTTGAAAATCCAAATGCAATAAGTAACGTGTTACAAATTATTCTAATGTTTTTATTGCCTGTTGCTCTTCCATATACGTATGGAAAAATGGTAGGGAATCTTAAGCAAGGCAGAGTTTTATTCGTCTCAATGGCGATGATTTTCCTAGTTTTCCTTGGGACATCTCTTTATCAAGAATATAAAGGAAATCCAGCTTTAAATGAATTAGGTATCTCTGCTGAACAAGGAAGCATGGAAGGTAAAGAGGTTCGATTTGGGACAGCACAGTCTATTTTTTATGCCATTACAACGACTGCTACAGAAACTGGTGCAGTTAATACGATGCATGATACTTTAACACCATTAACAGGGATGCTCGCTCTATCAAACATGCTCTTAAACATTGTTTTTGGGGGTGTTGGTGCAGGGTTTGTGAATATAATCATGTACGTGATGATTGCTGTATTCTTATCAGGTCTAATGGTCGGTAGAACTCCTGAATACTTCGGTAAGAAAATTGAAGGAAAAGAAATGAAGCTTATTGCTCTTACATTATTGATTTCTCCTTTCTTAATTTTAGGGGGTTCAGCGTTGGCCTTATTTACACCGTTAGGTAGTGATGGAATCTCTAATCCTGGTTATCACGGAATCACACAGGTTTTATATGAATTTACATCCTCAGCTGCAAACAACGGTTCAGGATTTGAAGGTCTTGGAGATGCGACACCATTCTGGAACATATCAACTGGAATTGTCATGTTTATTGGAAGGTTCTTTGGATTCGTCACAATGTTAGCTGTTGCAGGATCGTTAGCTTCCAAAAGATTGGTTCCAGAAACAGTTGGGACATTTAAAACAGATACTTCATTATTTGGGATTCTATTTATTGTTGCAGTATTTATCGTTGGAGCCCTAACATTTTTCCCAGTATTAGTATTGGGACCAGTCGCTGAATACCTGACTTTGTAA
- a CDS encoding IS110 family transposase, whose translation MLDQEIAQRVSSYQEDIERLDSIPGIATRMTEQILAEIGTDIGNRFPTAAHLCSWAALFSWTQ comes from the coding sequence ATGTTGGATCAAGAGATAGCTCAAAGAGTAAGCTCTTATCAGGAAGATATAGAACGACTCGATTCCATTCCTGGTATCGCAACTAGAATGACTGAGCAAATCTTAGCTGAAATTGGTACGGACATTGGAAACCGATTCCCGACTGCCGCACATCTATGTTCATGGGCAGCCTTATTTTCCTGGACACAATGA
- a CDS encoding NAD-binding protein → MSGNNLNNIIVIGWNSCSYEVINFINKVNNNAKITLIDNTMDEYPLSFVKLIKGNPIERNNLIDANIHSADFIVITANQQKNERDADEQTLINLLTIRTMNETAYCIVQTMLRKNIQHVKNAGADEVIYTNDLIGRRLTFSVLTKKLR, encoded by the coding sequence ATGAGTGGGAATAATCTAAATAATATAATCGTTATAGGTTGGAACAGTTGTTCATATGAAGTCATTAATTTCATAAATAAAGTAAATAACAATGCTAAGATTACATTAATAGATAACACAATGGATGAGTATCCACTTTCCTTTGTAAAATTAATAAAAGGAAATCCTATTGAAAGAAATAATTTAATTGATGCAAATATACATTCTGCAGATTTTATTGTTATTACAGCTAACCAACAAAAGAATGAAAGAGATGCTGATGAACAAACTCTTATTAATCTTTTAACGATAAGAACCATGAACGAGACAGCCTATTGCATAGTCCAAACAATGTTAAGGAAAAATATTCAACATGTTAAAAATGCAGGTGCTGATGAAGTGATATATACGAATGATCTTATCGGTAGAAGGTTAACTTTTAGTGTCTTAACAAAGAAACTACGATAA
- a CDS encoding TrkH family potassium uptake protein: MIKIKEYLDPPKILVLGFATIIMIGAILLTLPIATEDGIGLLFLDALFTATSATCVTGLVVVDTGDTFSIFGELVILTLIQVGGLGFMTFATFLFLLLGKKISLKERLLLKEAFNNIHLAGIVKLVKRILIFTALIESIGGILLSIRFSIDMPIGKAIYYGFFHAISNFNNAGFDLMGEYRSLTPYVDDPIVVLTVCTMITLGGLGFIVMNEIYEYRETRRLSIHTKVVLFTTLILTVGSTILIFLFEYGNDNTLGPLSFFGKFLGALFHGVTPRTAGSNTLPIADLTHSTLFLTILLMFIGAGPGSTAGGIKITTFAVLMATFWSQIKGKEDVVLFKRRIVIETILKAFTVAISGLIIVIIVTLLLSITDKGQHFIMYLFEAASAFGTVGLSMGLTPELSPIGRIIIILTMFAGRLGPLTLGFAITKRRTSEAFHHPKGKIMIG, translated from the coding sequence ATGATAAAAATAAAAGAATATTTAGATCCTCCAAAGATTCTTGTTTTAGGCTTCGCGACCATTATCATGATTGGAGCAATTCTTTTAACTCTTCCAATTGCTACAGAAGATGGAATAGGTCTCTTGTTTCTTGATGCTTTATTTACAGCTACATCTGCAACTTGTGTAACAGGTCTTGTTGTGGTTGATACGGGTGATACCTTTTCAATATTTGGAGAGTTGGTCATATTAACACTTATTCAAGTAGGTGGACTAGGGTTTATGACCTTTGCAACTTTTTTATTTCTTTTACTAGGAAAAAAAATCTCATTAAAAGAAAGATTATTATTAAAGGAAGCATTTAATAATATCCACCTTGCAGGAATTGTAAAGTTGGTAAAACGAATATTGATTTTTACAGCATTGATTGAAAGTATCGGTGGAATATTGTTATCGATTCGCTTTTCTATCGATATGCCTATCGGAAAAGCAATCTATTATGGCTTTTTTCATGCCATTTCAAATTTTAATAATGCTGGCTTTGATTTAATGGGTGAGTATCGAAGTTTAACTCCTTATGTCGATGATCCGATTGTCGTATTAACTGTTTGTACTATGATTACTCTAGGCGGTTTAGGCTTTATCGTAATGAACGAAATTTATGAATACCGTGAAACACGACGGCTTTCTATACATACGAAAGTGGTATTGTTTACAACACTAATTCTAACAGTGGGTTCAACAATACTAATCTTCCTATTTGAATATGGAAATGATAATACCTTAGGTCCTTTATCATTCTTTGGTAAATTTCTAGGCGCGTTGTTCCATGGGGTTACTCCACGAACTGCTGGTTCAAATACTTTACCAATTGCAGATTTAACACACTCTACTTTATTCCTGACAATACTTCTAATGTTTATTGGAGCCGGTCCAGGATCTACTGCTGGAGGTATAAAAATTACTACTTTTGCTGTATTAATGGCAACTTTCTGGTCCCAAATTAAAGGAAAAGAAGATGTAGTTTTATTTAAACGACGCATTGTAATTGAAACAATTTTAAAAGCATTTACAGTAGCCATAAGTGGGTTAATCATTGTTATTATTGTAACCCTTTTATTAAGTATTACAGATAAGGGGCAACATTTTATTATGTATTTATTTGAAGCTGCCTCTGCTTTTGGTACGGTTGGTCTATCCATGGGATTAACTCCAGAGCTTTCTCCTATTGGTCGCATAATTATTATTTTAACAATGTTTGCAGGGAGATTAGGACCTTTAACCCTTGGTTTTGCTATTACTAAGAGACGTACATCCGAAGCTTTTCATCATCCAAAGGGAAAGATTATGATTGGATAA
- a CDS encoding cation:proton antiporter: MEANVMNIVQHELYMITMVFIFGLLAIKIAERIKIPDVALFMIVGIFLGPSVLNLITAPIDSVSYQFIIVIGSILILFEGGKAIQFSILKRVWLTISLLSIVGVIVTAIVVAISAYYLLDLPVLYALLLASVISSTDPATLIPVFKQVAIREKVRQTVESESAFNDATASILTFTILGVILGQTNLSFSSSLWSFVREAGGGILVGLFFGFIGCFLTAEHKWGLFKKYGTILSIVIAISSYLFAGVIEASGFMATFTAGLILGNPQLFRFQISQENNLTVFHFSETLTLLLRTLIFMLLGTQVNFNILSQFWLQGILIVLIFMFVARPLTVLLCTLPDRKAKWSWNEIFFMFWVRETGVIPAALSGMIVASGVDYANEISSVTFIAILVTILLQASSTGYVAKKLGLILKPPIKALRN, translated from the coding sequence ATGGAAGCAAATGTAATGAATATTGTTCAACATGAACTATATATGATTACAATGGTTTTTATATTTGGACTTCTAGCAATAAAAATAGCTGAACGTATTAAGATTCCAGATGTAGCACTATTTATGATTGTAGGTATTTTCCTTGGCCCATCTGTCTTAAACCTAATTACTGCTCCGATCGATTCAGTATCTTATCAATTCATTATTGTGATTGGGTCTATTTTAATCCTTTTTGAAGGTGGCAAAGCTATTCAATTTTCTATACTTAAAAGAGTATGGTTGACCATTTCTCTCTTATCTATAGTAGGAGTAATAGTTACAGCTATAGTTGTAGCAATTAGTGCATATTATTTATTAGATCTTCCAGTACTATATGCTCTATTACTAGCATCTGTCATTTCATCGACAGATCCAGCTACTTTGATTCCTGTTTTTAAACAAGTAGCAATTAGGGAAAAGGTCAGACAGACTGTAGAAAGTGAATCAGCATTTAATGATGCAACTGCGTCAATTTTAACTTTTACTATATTAGGGGTCATTCTTGGTCAAACGAACTTATCCTTTTCCTCAAGTCTATGGAGTTTTGTCCGTGAAGCAGGTGGTGGGATTTTAGTAGGATTATTTTTTGGCTTCATTGGCTGTTTTTTAACCGCTGAACATAAATGGGGACTATTTAAAAAATATGGTACGATATTAAGCATTGTTATAGCAATCAGCTCTTATTTGTTTGCAGGAGTAATCGAGGCAAGTGGTTTCATGGCGACTTTTACAGCAGGACTTATTTTAGGAAACCCTCAATTATTCCGTTTTCAAATATCTCAGGAGAACAATTTAACTGTATTTCACTTTTCAGAGACTTTGACTTTGCTTTTAAGAACTCTTATTTTCATGTTACTTGGTACACAAGTTAATTTTAATATTCTAAGTCAATTTTGGTTGCAAGGTATACTTATCGTATTAATTTTTATGTTTGTGGCTAGACCTCTTACTGTCTTATTGTGTACTTTGCCTGACCGTAAAGCAAAATGGAGTTGGAATGAAATTTTCTTTATGTTCTGGGTTCGTGAAACAGGTGTTATTCCAGCAGCTCTTTCGGGAATGATTGTTGCTTCAGGAGTTGACTATGCAAATGAAATTTCATCGGTTACTTTCATAGCAATATTAGTTACTATTCTTTTACAAGCAAGTTCAACTGGCTATGTAGCCAAAAAGTTAGGACTTATTTTAAAACCACCTATTAAGGCTTTGAGAAATTAA
- a CDS encoding transposase, translating to MVRTLETDSRLPHIYVHGQPYFPGHNESAGKRKSSRYKKGKKYLRSALTEAAQSVRGSKNYLGALYRRTAGRKGKKKAAIVVAHAMLRIAYYLLTRKEMYVDLGEDYFDKQRQVSIVRHSVRRLENLG from the coding sequence TTGGTACGGACATTGGAAACCGATTCCCGACTGCCGCACATCTATGTTCATGGGCAGCCTTATTTTCCTGGACACAATGAGAGCGCAGGTAAAAGAAAATCTAGCAGATATAAGAAGGGAAAAAAGTATTTAAGATCCGCATTAACAGAAGCAGCTCAATCAGTTAGAGGGTCAAAAAACTATCTCGGTGCACTGTATAGACGTACAGCTGGACGAAAAGGAAAGAAAAAGGCAGCAATTGTAGTCGCCCACGCGATGTTGCGAATCGCATATTACCTTCTAACCAGAAAAGAAATGTATGTTGACTTAGGCGAAGATTATTTTGATAAACAAAGACAAGTATCTATTGTGCGCCATTCGGTTCGGAGACTAGAGAACCTAGGGTAG
- a CDS encoding CBS domain-containing protein: protein MNVAFFLIPKSEVTYVYEHWTMRQAIEKMEYHRYAAVPILDKNGHYLGTLTEGDLLWKLKNSEYLDFQHTHKVMLRDVSLHTKYEPISVNSEIENIVNTSLNQNFVPVVDDYGVFIGIIRRREIIELLSNLLENQIKT, encoded by the coding sequence ATGAATGTTGCCTTTTTCTTAATTCCAAAAAGTGAAGTAACTTATGTCTATGAACATTGGACAATGAGACAAGCAATTGAAAAAATGGAGTATCATCGATATGCTGCTGTTCCGATTTTAGATAAAAATGGCCACTATTTGGGTACATTAACAGAAGGTGACCTTTTATGGAAATTAAAAAACTCTGAATACCTAGACTTTCAGCATACTCATAAAGTCATGCTAAGAGATGTATCCCTTCATACAAAATATGAACCTATCTCAGTAAATAGTGAAATTGAGAATATAGTGAATACTTCTTTAAATCAAAATTTTGTCCCAGTTGTTGATGATTATGGAGTTTTTATTGGAATTATCAGAAGAAGAGAGATTATTGAGCTACTCTCTAATTTACTAGAGAATCAAATTAAGACATAG
- the kdpDN gene encoding KdpD-like non-kinase potassium sensor (KdpDN resembles contains the N-terminal sensor region of KdpD but lacks the C-terminal histidine kinase region.), with protein sequence MGKKHPYFRRKTPEEILKEIQDESRGKLKLYIGAAPGVGKTYKMLQDAHDLVSEGFDVVIGLIETHGRVETEKQIKNLEHVPLKEITYKNKMFFELNVEGVIERKPDIVVVDELAHTNIKGSNNVKRYLDVEEILTAGIDVMSAVNIQHMESVHDIVENITGIRVRERIPDTFVDKANEIQLIDVTPITLRKRLSEGKIYTKEKIMQSLTNFFTEANLSALRELALREVADDVDEKIEQKNGHSFKGPIGLHEKILVCVQYSQTAEKLIRRGWRMANRLKAELYVLNVVNQDPLNMTNLMKQKIDYWRELCEQLNANFILEQKGKSKPSKVIVEVAKRHFITQILLGQSARTRWEEITKGSIVNEIMRDTTNIDIHIVADSKSIKED encoded by the coding sequence TTGGGAAAAAAGCATCCTTATTTTAGAAGAAAGACCCCAGAAGAAATTCTTAAGGAAATACAAGACGAAAGCAGAGGCAAATTAAAATTATATATTGGGGCTGCTCCTGGTGTAGGTAAAACATATAAAATGCTGCAAGATGCACATGATTTAGTCTCGGAAGGATTCGATGTAGTCATCGGATTAATCGAAACCCATGGCAGGGTTGAAACAGAGAAACAAATAAAGAATCTTGAGCATGTTCCTCTTAAAGAAATCACTTATAAAAACAAGATGTTCTTTGAGCTAAATGTAGAAGGGGTTATAGAACGAAAGCCCGATATTGTGGTTGTTGACGAACTAGCTCATACAAATATTAAAGGATCAAATAATGTAAAGCGTTATTTGGATGTAGAAGAGATTCTAACTGCGGGTATTGATGTGATGTCAGCAGTAAATATTCAGCACATGGAGAGTGTGCACGATATCGTTGAAAATATAACAGGTATTAGAGTTCGAGAGAGAATACCAGATACCTTTGTAGATAAAGCAAATGAAATACAACTTATCGATGTAACACCTATTACTTTGCGTAAAAGGCTTTCAGAAGGGAAAATCTACACAAAAGAAAAAATCATGCAAAGTTTAACTAATTTTTTTACTGAAGCCAATCTTTCTGCTCTTAGGGAATTGGCCTTAAGAGAAGTTGCTGATGATGTAGATGAAAAAATTGAACAAAAAAACGGTCATTCTTTTAAAGGACCGATTGGTCTTCACGAAAAGATATTAGTTTGTGTTCAATACAGCCAAACTGCAGAGAAGCTAATTCGAAGAGGTTGGAGAATGGCCAACCGATTAAAGGCTGAGCTTTATGTCTTAAATGTTGTAAATCAAGACCCACTTAATATGACAAACTTGATGAAACAAAAAATTGATTACTGGAGAGAGTTGTGTGAACAACTAAATGCTAACTTTATTCTTGAACAAAAAGGAAAAAGTAAACCTTCGAAGGTCATTGTAGAAGTTGCAAAAAGGCATTTTATCACTCAAATCTTACTAGGACAATCTGCTAGAACGAGATGGGAAGAAATTACAAAGGGATCAATTGTAAATGAAATCATGAGAGATACCACGAATATTGACATTCACATTGTAGCTGATAGCAAGTCAATAAAGGAGGATTAG
- the kdpC gene encoding potassium-transporting ATPase subunit KdpC: protein MIGTIVRTSLLLMFSCGLLYPLVVTGIAKVTMPHQANGSLLYNEEKEVIGSELIGQQFTTPGFFHSRVSSIEYDAAGSGSNNYAPSNTEMISRTKELIIDWKKANPDVPIDQLPIDLITNSGSGLDPHISPEAAIAQIPRIVSATGLSNDDLNKLVDKHTENKELGMFGEDRVNVLKLNLDLAKLIQ from the coding sequence ATGATAGGAACGATTGTTAGAACAAGCTTGCTGCTAATGTTTTCGTGTGGACTTTTGTACCCTCTCGTTGTAACGGGGATTGCAAAGGTCACAATGCCACATCAAGCAAATGGCAGTCTTCTATATAATGAAGAAAAAGAAGTAATTGGATCAGAGCTAATTGGCCAACAATTTACGACTCCAGGTTTTTTTCATTCACGTGTTTCAAGCATTGAATATGATGCAGCCGGGTCTGGATCAAATAACTATGCACCGTCCAATACAGAAATGATTTCTCGGACAAAAGAATTAATTATAGATTGGAAAAAAGCGAACCCTGATGTACCAATAGATCAATTGCCAATTGACTTAATAACTAACTCAGGTTCAGGTTTAGATCCACACATAAGTCCTGAAGCAGCAATAGCACAAATACCAAGAATCGTATCTGCAACAGGTTTATCAAATGATGATCTAAACAAATTAGTTGATAAACATACAGAAAATAAAGAACTAGGGATGTTTGGAGAGGATAGGGTCAATGTACTAAAACTTAATCTTGACTTGGCTAAACTAATTCAATAA
- the kdpF gene encoding K(+)-transporting ATPase subunit F has protein sequence MISLLFGVSIILMIYLTYVLLNPEKF, from the coding sequence ATGATTTCCTTATTATTTGGAGTCTCTATCATTTTAATGATTTACCTAACCTACGTATTATTAAACCCTGAAAAATTCTAG
- the kdpB gene encoding potassium-transporting ATPase subunit KdpB has protein sequence MSQLFVESENKLQKKASLMNKELIIQAVKESFVKLDPRIMIKNPIMFIVEIGFLITLIMCFAPNAFGKSDVELWFNIVVSFILLFTVLFGNFSEAIAEGRGKAQASSLKQSKKEISANRLLDSGIIEEVPSTQLRKGDIVIVKQGEMIPGDGEVIGGLASVDESAITGESAPVIKEAGGDFNSVTGGTRVVSDQITVRITNNPGESFLDRMISLVEGAERQKTPNEIALNTVLTSLTLIFLIVVVTLPFFTQYLGFNIEVPVLISLLVCLIPTTIGGLLSAIGIAGMDRVTQFNVLAMSGKAVEAAGDINTIILDKTGTITFGNRMASEFVLVSQADENEFIQWLAISSLKDETPEGRSIIELLKKQNKTFDESVSQNAEIIEFKAETRMSGMDLTDGRKVRKGAVDAVKEWVASQGGIVPKDLDEKTNRISKEGGTPLAVAINNQILGLIYLKDTVKPGMRERFEQLRKMGIKSVMCTGDNPLTAATIAKEAGVDEFIAECKPEDKIDVIKYEQSQGKLVAMTGDGTNDAPALAQADVGLAMNSGTTAAKEAANMIDLDSNPTKLIEVVSIGKQLLMTRGALTTFSIANDIAKYFAIIPAMFMIAIPEMDVLNIMQLESPISAILSALIFNAIIIPLLIPLAMKGVAYKPMSSNSLLKRNMFIYGFGGVIVPFIGIKLIDVAVGLII, from the coding sequence ATGAGTCAACTTTTTGTGGAAAGCGAAAATAAATTACAAAAGAAAGCATCATTAATGAACAAAGAATTGATTATACAAGCTGTTAAAGAATCCTTTGTGAAACTAGATCCAAGAATCATGATAAAAAATCCGATTATGTTCATAGTTGAAATTGGTTTTTTGATTACTCTAATCATGTGTTTTGCACCGAATGCTTTTGGAAAAAGTGATGTTGAGCTTTGGTTCAATATTGTTGTTTCCTTTATTCTTCTTTTTACCGTGCTTTTTGGTAACTTTTCAGAAGCCATTGCAGAAGGGCGAGGGAAAGCCCAAGCCAGTTCATTAAAACAATCAAAAAAAGAGATTAGTGCAAACCGTTTGCTAGATAGCGGAATAATTGAAGAAGTCCCTTCAACTCAACTTAGAAAAGGTGACATTGTCATTGTAAAACAAGGTGAGATGATACCAGGGGATGGTGAAGTAATCGGAGGCTTAGCATCTGTAGATGAGTCTGCAATTACAGGCGAATCAGCTCCCGTCATTAAAGAAGCTGGTGGAGATTTTAACTCTGTTACTGGTGGTACACGTGTGGTAAGTGATCAGATTACAGTAAGAATTACAAATAATCCTGGGGAATCATTTCTCGATCGAATGATCTCATTAGTTGAAGGCGCAGAGCGCCAAAAAACACCGAATGAAATTGCATTAAATACAGTGTTAACAAGTTTAACATTAATCTTTCTAATTGTTGTTGTAACGCTGCCTTTCTTTACTCAATATCTTGGCTTTAATATAGAAGTCCCTGTGCTCATTTCCCTTCTTGTTTGTTTAATCCCAACAACCATTGGTGGATTACTTTCAGCCATTGGGATCGCAGGAATGGACCGAGTGACACAGTTCAATGTGCTAGCTATGTCAGGGAAAGCAGTAGAAGCAGCAGGTGATATCAATACAATTATCTTAGATAAAACAGGTACCATTACATTTGGAAATCGGATGGCAAGTGAATTTGTACTAGTTAGTCAAGCAGACGAAAATGAATTTATACAGTGGCTCGCAATAAGTTCATTAAAAGATGAAACTCCTGAAGGTCGTTCTATTATTGAACTTCTTAAAAAGCAAAACAAGACTTTTGATGAAAGTGTTTCTCAAAATGCGGAGATTATAGAGTTTAAAGCAGAGACTCGAATGAGTGGAATGGACTTAACAGATGGAAGAAAAGTGCGAAAAGGTGCCGTGGATGCAGTAAAAGAATGGGTTGCTTCTCAAGGGGGAATTGTACCAAAAGATTTGGATGAAAAAACAAATCGAATCTCAAAGGAAGGTGGCACACCACTTGCAGTAGCCATTAACAATCAAATACTAGGATTAATTTATCTAAAAGATACTGTAAAACCTGGGATGAGAGAACGCTTTGAGCAGTTGAGAAAAATGGGAATTAAGTCAGTCATGTGTACAGGAGACAACCCTTTAACAGCTGCAACTATTGCAAAAGAAGCTGGTGTAGATGAATTTATTGCAGAATGTAAGCCAGAAGATAAAATTGATGTTATAAAATATGAACAATCACAAGGAAAACTTGTTGCAATGACTGGAGACGGAACGAATGATGCTCCTGCCTTGGCACAGGCTGATGTTGGCTTGGCTATGAATAGTGGAACAACAGCAGCGAAGGAAGCAGCGAATATGATTGATCTTGATTCAAATCCCACAAAATTAATTGAGGTTGTTTCAATCGGGAAACAACTGTTGATGACAAGAGGGGCTTTAACAACATTCAGTATTGCAAATGATATTGCGAAATATTTTGCAATTATTCCAGCGATGTTTATGATTGCAATACCTGAAATGGATGTTCTTAACATTATGCAATTAGAATCGCCGATATCTGCAATCCTTTCGGCACTCATTTTTAATGCCATCATTATTCCCCTCCTCATTCCACTTGCGATGAAAGGGGTAGCATACAAGCCGATGAGTTCCAATTCATTGTTAAAAAGAAACATGTTTATCTATGGCTTTGGTGGTGTTATTGTTCCATTCATCGGAATTAAATTAATCGACGTAGCAGTAGGATTAATTATTTAA